The following coding sequences lie in one Enterococcus sp. 9E7_DIV0242 genomic window:
- the ffh gene encoding signal recognition particle protein: MAFESLTERLQQAMSKLRRKGKISEADVKEMMREIRLALLEADVNLQVVKDFTKRVRERAVGAEVLESLSPAQQIVKIVDEELTATLGSETAELIKSPKIPTVIMMVGLQGAGKTTFAGKLANQLIKNEKARPLMIAADVYRPAAIDQLKVLGQQLDVPVFDMGTDTSPVEIVKQGMALAEEKKNDYVLIDTAGRLHIDENLMEELKQIKDVAQPNEILLVVDAMTGQDAVNVADSFNQQLGITGVVITKLDGDTRGGAALSIRAVTGAPIKFIGSGEKLTDLEVFHPDRMSSRILGMGDMLTLIEKAQNEYDEKKAEELAQKMKENSFDFNDFIEQMDQVMGMGPIEDLLKMIPGMNQMPGLENVQIDPKDMARKKAMVLSMTQAERENPDLLNPSRRRRIAAGSGNSVVEVNKMIKQFKESKKMMQQMSNGNMNIPGMEQMMGGGIKGKLGKMAMNRMVKKNKKKKKKRK; this comes from the coding sequence ATGGCATTTGAAAGTTTGACAGAACGCCTGCAACAGGCGATGAGTAAATTACGCCGCAAAGGAAAGATATCTGAGGCGGATGTAAAAGAAATGATGAGAGAGATTCGTCTGGCTTTGCTTGAAGCCGATGTCAATCTTCAAGTAGTAAAAGATTTTACTAAAAGAGTGAGAGAACGTGCGGTAGGAGCGGAAGTCTTAGAAAGTCTTTCTCCTGCACAACAGATCGTAAAAATCGTTGATGAAGAACTGACAGCAACATTGGGTTCAGAAACAGCCGAATTGATTAAATCACCGAAGATTCCAACCGTTATTATGATGGTCGGTCTACAAGGGGCCGGTAAAACAACCTTTGCCGGTAAGCTGGCAAATCAGTTGATAAAAAATGAAAAAGCACGTCCGTTGATGATTGCAGCCGATGTGTATCGACCAGCGGCGATCGATCAGTTGAAGGTGCTTGGACAGCAATTGGACGTGCCTGTCTTTGACATGGGAACAGATACAAGTCCTGTTGAGATCGTAAAGCAAGGGATGGCGCTTGCTGAAGAGAAGAAAAATGACTATGTATTGATTGATACGGCAGGTCGTCTTCACATTGATGAGAACCTAATGGAAGAGTTAAAGCAGATTAAAGATGTTGCACAGCCGAACGAAATTCTGTTAGTTGTCGATGCGATGACCGGTCAGGATGCTGTTAATGTGGCTGACAGCTTTAATCAGCAACTGGGAATCACTGGGGTTGTTATTACCAAACTGGATGGTGATACTCGTGGTGGTGCGGCACTATCTATCCGTGCGGTTACAGGCGCGCCAATCAAATTTATCGGTTCCGGTGAGAAACTAACGGATCTTGAAGTCTTCCATCCAGATCGTATGTCTAGCCGAATTTTAGGTATGGGAGACATGTTGACGCTGATTGAAAAGGCGCAGAATGAATACGATGAGAAAAAGGCCGAAGAGCTTGCTCAGAAAATGAAGGAAAACAGCTTTGACTTCAATGATTTCATTGAACAAATGGATCAGGTAATGGGCATGGGGCCAATCGAAGACCTGCTTAAAATGATTCCTGGGATGAACCAAATGCCGGGTCTTGAAAATGTACAAATCGATCCGAAGGATATGGCACGTAAGAAAGCTATGGTTCTTTCCATGACTCAGGCTGAGCGTGAAAATCCTGACTTGCTGAACCCAAGCCGCAGACGTCGGATCGCTGCGGGATCAGGGAACAGCGTGGTTGAAGTAAACAAAATGATTAAACAGTTCAAGGAATCCAAGAAAATGATGCAGCAAATGTCCAACGGAAATATGAATATACCTGGCATGGAACAAATGATGGGTGGCGGCATCAAAGGAAAACTTGGTAAGATGGCGATGAATCGCATGGTCAAGAAGAACAAAAAGAAGAAGAAAAAGAGAAAATAA
- a CDS encoding sensor histidine kinase, with translation MINKQRFEYFFTVLVMLLLFFASMFTVNSFFKNELLNQQESYLLKKAEFLAEQLSETTFQQETLTEKEQLFIHDYVGMNDERISLLSAQGDVFYDTDDDDLSDSRKERPEIKAVLAGAVYGSDHRTSETLDIDLLYLAIPIEQNGKLLGILRISEEASKFSGSLSAFRNFLLVIFGLLFLIITVFLLLMIRQKNKPLLTVLPFLKRMIQDPQKGRSIIQQSSEWHELYETANELSSQMSETYRAYLSSEEQLHILLNELMIGIFIVDKNGVLELINPVMCDFLGIKSVPSKRSSYQQTINDPLLIQLINQAITEEVSLHQEITLNTDAEEKIVDLSLHYFNNDFNNHQVFGVAYDLTQVHRLEKMQKDFVGNVSHELKTPITSLIGFTETLLDGAKDDPETLTQFLGIIQKDAYRLQRLIQEIILLSRDSKNTYDKQQVPLYPLINEIAHSYQKMIAEKQLQLSIHGDQKIIISTVYELFYPIIKNLIENAVQYSTAEGTITVAFVLENHELVLSVADSGIGIPLEDQNRIFERFYRVDKARTRYSGGTGLGLAIVQNYTELLGGTVQLESYPGVGSTFTLRIPIS, from the coding sequence ATGATCAACAAACAGCGGTTTGAATACTTTTTTACGGTATTGGTCATGCTGCTTCTCTTTTTTGCCAGTATGTTCACTGTCAATTCTTTTTTCAAAAATGAACTGCTTAATCAACAAGAGAGCTACTTGCTGAAAAAGGCTGAATTTCTGGCCGAACAGCTTTCAGAAACTACTTTCCAACAGGAGACACTCACTGAAAAAGAGCAATTATTTATTCATGATTATGTTGGAATGAATGATGAACGGATTAGTCTGCTTTCTGCACAAGGCGATGTATTCTATGATACGGATGATGATGATCTGTCTGATTCGCGAAAGGAACGGCCGGAAATTAAAGCTGTACTCGCGGGCGCAGTTTATGGCTCTGACCATCGTACGAGCGAGACGCTCGATATCGATTTGCTGTATTTAGCCATTCCGATAGAGCAAAATGGCAAACTACTTGGTATCTTACGAATTTCTGAAGAAGCAAGTAAATTTTCCGGAAGCCTTTCCGCATTTCGCAATTTTCTACTTGTTATTTTTGGGCTATTATTCCTGATTATTACTGTATTTTTACTTCTGATGATTCGGCAAAAAAACAAACCGTTATTGACAGTCCTACCATTTTTAAAACGGATGATTCAAGATCCGCAAAAAGGACGATCGATTATTCAACAGTCCTCTGAATGGCATGAGCTTTATGAAACAGCAAATGAACTGAGCAGCCAGATGAGCGAAACCTATCGTGCCTATCTATCAAGCGAAGAACAGCTCCATATTCTATTAAACGAACTGATGATTGGGATCTTTATTGTCGATAAAAACGGTGTGCTTGAGCTGATCAATCCTGTGATGTGCGATTTTTTGGGTATTAAATCTGTGCCTTCTAAACGTAGCAGTTATCAACAAACAATCAATGATCCTCTTTTGATCCAACTGATCAATCAAGCGATTACTGAAGAAGTCTCTTTGCACCAAGAAATCACCTTAAATACTGATGCCGAAGAAAAAATCGTTGATTTATCCTTGCATTATTTTAATAATGATTTTAATAATCATCAAGTCTTTGGTGTTGCTTATGATTTGACGCAAGTTCATCGCCTTGAAAAAATGCAGAAGGATTTTGTTGGAAATGTCTCTCATGAATTAAAGACACCCATCACTTCTCTGATTGGCTTTACAGAAACCTTGTTAGATGGAGCAAAGGATGACCCCGAAACTCTGACACAGTTCTTAGGAATCATTCAAAAGGATGCCTATCGACTACAACGACTGATTCAAGAAATCATCCTGTTATCCAGAGATTCAAAAAACACGTATGACAAACAACAAGTCCCACTCTATCCATTGATCAATGAAATCGCTCATTCTTATCAAAAAATGATTGCTGAAAAACAGTTACAGCTATCTATACATGGAGATCAGAAAATAATCATTTCTACCGTCTACGAACTGTTCTACCCAATCATTAAAAACTTGATTGAAAATGCAGTGCAATATTCCACTGCTGAAGGAACCATTACAGTTGCTTTTGTTCTTGAAAATCATGAGTTGGTCTTATCCGTTGCAGATAGCGGTATCGGGATTCCGTTGGAAGATCAAAACAGAATTTTTGAACGCTTCTATCGCGTAGATAAAGCACGTACTCGCTATTCCGGAGGAACCGGGCTTGGCTTGGCAATCGTGCAAAATTACACAGAACTTCTAGGAGGAACCGTCCAGTTGGAAAGCTATCCTGGCGTTGGTTCTACCTTCACATTAAGAATACCTATTTCATAA
- a CDS encoding NUDIX hydrolase yields the protein MAETERLRIFNENYEPVGTASRNEVHREGLWHETFHCWFYTVDQEELTIYFQKRSLDKKDFPGMLDISAAGHLLEDEEVLDGFREVKEELGIDVSAVDAESLGVFIVEIHLDGFIDHEFTNVFLVKKQLNEGDFFLQEEEVEGIFPVKLTQLKEIFYGTVETVTLDGVCQSKNRQFFDRQTFRKSDFCANAYTYYDRLIHSFEKILENERKTLD from the coding sequence ATGGCTGAAACGGAACGCTTAAGAATATTTAATGAAAACTATGAACCAGTGGGCACCGCAAGCCGTAATGAGGTCCATCGTGAGGGACTGTGGCATGAGACATTTCATTGTTGGTTCTATACGGTGGATCAAGAGGAGCTGACGATTTATTTCCAAAAACGATCACTGGATAAAAAGGACTTTCCGGGAATGCTTGATATCTCAGCGGCCGGTCATCTTCTTGAGGATGAAGAAGTGCTCGACGGTTTTCGAGAAGTGAAAGAGGAGCTTGGAATCGATGTTTCTGCTGTGGACGCTGAAAGTTTAGGCGTATTTATTGTAGAGATCCATTTGGATGGCTTTATTGATCATGAGTTTACGAATGTGTTCTTAGTGAAAAAGCAATTGAATGAAGGCGATTTTTTCTTACAGGAAGAAGAGGTTGAAGGGATTTTTCCCGTCAAGCTAACACAGTTGAAAGAGATTTTCTATGGAACGGTTGAAACAGTAACCTTAGATGGCGTGTGTCAAAGTAAAAACAGGCAATTTTTTGATCGACAAACCTTTAGAAAATCGGACTTTTGTGCGAATGCCTATACTTATTATGATCGGTTGATTCATTCTTTTGAAAAAATCCTTGAAAATGAAAGGAAGACTCTTGACTAA
- a CDS encoding DUF523 domain-containing protein has protein sequence MIGISSCLGGICCRYDGQAKTIPQLEALIKDGKAFLVCPEVLGGLPVPREPAEIIGGDGVDVWQNRAKVLTIQGEDVTEAFKQGAIIAYEQLKKMKINHLVMKENSPSCGNRMIYDGSFSGTHKEGMGVATAYFREKGIQVVSEADWECVLEEIGQNG, from the coding sequence ATGATTGGAATTAGTTCTTGTTTGGGTGGAATTTGCTGCCGGTATGATGGTCAGGCGAAAACGATTCCTCAACTAGAGGCATTAATTAAGGATGGCAAGGCGTTTCTGGTCTGTCCGGAGGTTTTAGGCGGCTTACCTGTCCCTAGAGAGCCTGCTGAGATCATTGGTGGTGATGGAGTGGATGTCTGGCAGAATCGTGCCAAAGTGCTGACGATACAGGGCGAGGATGTAACGGAAGCCTTTAAACAAGGAGCAATCATTGCTTACGAACAGCTAAAAAAAATGAAAATAAATCATCTCGTGATGAAAGAAAACAGTCCTTCCTGTGGGAATCGAATGATTTATGATGGTAGTTTCTCAGGGACTCATAAGGAAGGAATGGGCGTAGCAACTGCTTATTTTAGGGAAAAAGGGATTCAGGTGGTTTCAGAAGCTGACTGGGAATGTGTGTTGGAGGAGATAGGGCAAAATGGCTGA
- a CDS encoding glycoside hydrolase family 1 protein, with protein MKKNPTTFPKNFFWGGAVAANQLEGAYLEGGKGLSVADINRFRDDVDIRKKSNKEIATEDIEFAINDKEGIYPKRNGIDFYHTFKEDLKLLAGTGMNSFRTSISWARIFPKGDELEPNEEGLKFYDALIDEIIANGMEPMITISHYEMPLYLTTEYNGWHNRKMIDFFTRFSEVLFKRYKGKVTYWILVNQMNLITHESFNHLGIPSDRVENLAEAKYQGVHNELVACSRAVKLGKEIDPSFQIGMMSYYGNSYPATCKPEDVLAALKNNQMEYFYSDVLARGYYPNYAYRFFEDKGIEIVFGEQDEEDFKNTVDFVSFSYYYTRIIDAESSKEEDASYANPHLKANDWGWAIDPTGLRIALNEYYDRYQLPLMITENGMGFYEELNEENTIEDDYRIDFLRQHIEAMQEAIHDGVELVGYYPWGPIDLVSCSSSEMSKRYGFIYVDLDDYGKGSGKRYKKKSYDWYRQVVNSNGADLA; from the coding sequence ATGAAAAAAAATCCAACAACTTTTCCTAAAAATTTCTTTTGGGGAGGTGCTGTTGCAGCAAACCAGCTGGAAGGCGCTTATCTAGAAGGTGGAAAAGGGCTAAGCGTGGCAGACATCAATCGTTTTAGAGACGATGTTGATATTCGCAAAAAAAGTAATAAAGAAATTGCTACAGAGGATATTGAATTTGCGATAAATGATAAAGAAGGGATTTATCCAAAAAGAAATGGGATCGATTTTTACCATACCTTTAAAGAAGATTTGAAGCTACTTGCTGGAACGGGGATGAATTCTTTCCGGACATCTATTAGCTGGGCAAGAATTTTTCCAAAAGGGGATGAGCTTGAGCCGAACGAAGAAGGGTTGAAATTTTATGACGCATTGATCGATGAAATCATTGCCAATGGAATGGAACCGATGATCACCATTTCCCATTATGAAATGCCGCTTTATTTAACAACCGAATATAATGGCTGGCATAATAGAAAAATGATTGACTTCTTCACCCGTTTTTCTGAAGTGTTGTTCAAACGTTACAAAGGAAAGGTAACGTATTGGATACTGGTTAACCAAATGAACTTGATCACGCATGAGTCGTTTAATCATTTAGGAATTCCCTCAGATCGAGTAGAAAATTTAGCAGAAGCGAAGTATCAAGGAGTTCATAATGAACTTGTTGCTTGTTCACGAGCGGTGAAATTAGGCAAAGAAATCGATCCGTCTTTTCAGATAGGTATGATGTCTTATTACGGGAATTCTTACCCGGCTACCTGTAAACCGGAGGATGTTCTAGCCGCGCTGAAAAATAATCAAATGGAGTATTTTTATTCAGATGTTTTGGCTAGAGGGTATTACCCGAACTATGCGTATCGATTTTTCGAAGATAAAGGCATTGAGATTGTTTTCGGTGAGCAAGACGAAGAAGACTTCAAGAACACCGTGGACTTTGTGAGCTTCTCTTACTATTATACGCGGATCATTGATGCGGAAAGTAGTAAAGAAGAGGATGCCAGTTATGCCAATCCTCATTTAAAGGCAAACGATTGGGGCTGGGCCATCGATCCGACAGGCTTGAGAATTGCTTTGAACGAGTATTATGATCGGTATCAATTGCCTTTGATGATCACGGAAAACGGTATGGGCTTTTATGAGGAATTGAATGAGGAGAATACGATTGAAGATGATTATCGTATTGATTTCTTACGTCAGCATATCGAAGCAATGCAGGAAGCCATTCATGATGGTGTGGAACTTGTAGGCTACTACCCATGGGGGCCAATTGATTTAGTTAGTTGCTCTTCCTCAGAGATGAGCAAGCGCTATGGCTTCATCTATGTCGATCTTGATGATTATGGAAAAGGGAGCGGCAAACGCTATAAAAAGAAAAGCTACGATTGGTACAGACAGGTTGTCAACTCAAATGGAGCGGATTTAGCCTAA
- a CDS encoding response regulator transcription factor, which yields MKHVLVVDDEPSILTLLKFNLEKDGYKVSTAENGTEAYELALDQSFDFIILDVMLPGMDGLDITKALRREKIETPILILTAKDDQVDKIIGLEIGADDYLTKPFSPREVLARMKAIFRRTEGSKRTVQTADSEDKAPFSIGEIHVDEDNYEVFVRGEKIELTPKEFELLIYFMKRKDRVINRDTLLERIWQYDFSGQSRIVDVHVSHLRDKIEKDPKRPVYLVTVRGFGYRFQEPKK from the coding sequence ATGAAACATGTACTAGTTGTAGATGATGAACCATCGATTTTAACCTTGTTGAAATTCAACTTAGAGAAAGACGGCTACAAAGTGTCTACTGCTGAAAATGGAACAGAAGCATACGAATTAGCGTTAGATCAGTCCTTTGATTTCATTATTCTTGATGTGATGCTTCCTGGTATGGATGGGCTTGATATCACCAAAGCCTTACGACGGGAGAAGATTGAAACACCCATTTTGATCCTTACTGCAAAAGATGACCAAGTAGATAAAATCATCGGACTGGAAATTGGCGCCGATGATTACTTGACAAAGCCGTTTAGTCCAAGAGAAGTACTGGCACGAATGAAGGCTATTTTCAGACGAACAGAAGGATCAAAAAGAACCGTTCAAACAGCTGATAGCGAAGATAAAGCGCCGTTTTCAATTGGAGAAATTCATGTCGATGAAGACAATTATGAAGTCTTTGTTCGAGGAGAAAAAATCGAATTGACACCTAAAGAATTTGAGCTACTAATCTATTTTATGAAACGCAAGGATCGTGTCATCAATCGTGATACGCTATTAGAGCGTATTTGGCAATATGACTTTTCCGGTCAGAGTCGAATCGTAGATGTTCATGTCAGCCATTTGCGCGATAAGATCGAAAAGGACCCAAAACGCCCGGTTTATCTGGTCACTGTCAGAGGCTTCGGTTATCGTTTTCAGGAGCCTAAAAAATGA
- a CDS encoding MurR/RpiR family transcriptional regulator, producing MNLKASRVYIRLTEFLFKCVKQDVNYTIAKHLIEHIDTFPDIYIEEIAYLSNTTPASVTKFCKRIGYSSFKEMRTDIGVYTDEMFLDHINVTSGIENAITGFVEQDQLIQKKIFSLMDQKQCKRIADKIKKIDKVAVLGNTYSFSGVNLFRELLSQQGYTVYEVNRRAAFDVLTASFSEVDVVFIISLTADWVEKNQDFLQTFDKPLFLLTQSDQSQYSTLFEEIIHFDQFDFLLSSNYYSQKVIHSWIILLSIYVKMK from the coding sequence ATGAATTTGAAGGCTAGTCGTGTGTATATTCGTCTGACGGAGTTTCTATTTAAGTGTGTGAAACAAGATGTGAATTATACGATCGCGAAACATCTAATTGAACATATCGATACATTTCCAGATATCTATATTGAAGAAATAGCTTATTTGTCTAATACGACTCCTGCCAGCGTGACCAAATTTTGTAAACGAATTGGTTACAGCAGCTTTAAAGAGATGCGAACAGATATTGGGGTGTATACAGATGAAATGTTTTTGGATCATATAAATGTGACTTCCGGTATTGAAAACGCAATTACCGGCTTTGTTGAGCAGGATCAGTTAATTCAAAAAAAAATTTTTTCTTTGATGGATCAGAAGCAATGTAAACGGATCGCAGACAAAATAAAAAAGATCGATAAAGTTGCTGTTCTTGGCAACACATACTCTTTTTCAGGAGTCAATCTGTTTCGAGAATTACTTAGCCAGCAAGGCTATACTGTTTATGAAGTCAATCGACGCGCAGCATTTGATGTTTTGACAGCTTCCTTTAGTGAAGTGGATGTGGTATTTATCATTAGCTTGACTGCTGATTGGGTTGAAAAAAATCAGGATTTTTTACAGACATTTGATAAACCATTGTTCTTACTGACACAATCGGATCAATCGCAATACAGTACTTTGTTCGAAGAAATTATTCATTTTGATCAGTTTGATTTTCTTTTATCTTCGAATTACTACTCGCAAAAAGTCATTCATTCTTGGATTATTCTATTATCTATCTACGTGAAGATGAAGTAA
- a CDS encoding PTS sugar transporter subunit IIC, whose protein sequence is MNNLMSFVENKVMPPMMKVSNQRHLSAIRDGLIATIPITVIGSIFLLIPYIPWPQSYVDFMGNNPDLVSKLILPFNMSMGLLSIYSSFGIGSRLAQSYDMDSLAGGISAIFTFFMTLSFTVTDEGSFISTKYLGGEGMFTSILTAILAVEVMRLCKKYNIGIRLPEQVPSNVSSSFEVLIPVFFSMTIVWLVTHVLGFNVNELIADIITPLLSVSSNSIAAPMIYVLLTCLMWIFGIHPQILATVMLPIWLLNSEANMAAAQAGTAIPNIGVQPFIFTFLWIGGGGGTLALCGLMCFSKSKFLKKLGRLSIVPGFFNINEPLLFGLPIVLNPALAIPFVLAPVICTFTTYFAFTTGIVPGMGYPLAAVWTVPSVFAGVIATASIRGALLVIFNFLIYLVIYYPFFKTYERKMVQQELGEESTN, encoded by the coding sequence ATGAATAATTTAATGAGTTTTGTCGAAAATAAAGTAATGCCTCCAATGATGAAGGTATCAAACCAACGTCATTTGAGCGCGATACGTGACGGGTTGATTGCAACAATCCCAATCACTGTAATTGGCTCCATATTTTTACTGATTCCATATATCCCATGGCCACAATCCTATGTTGATTTTATGGGAAATAATCCAGATTTGGTCAGTAAATTAATTTTGCCGTTTAATATGAGTATGGGACTGCTATCTATTTATTCTTCTTTTGGAATTGGTTCGCGCTTGGCTCAAAGCTATGACATGGACAGTCTAGCTGGTGGTATTTCAGCAATTTTTACATTTTTTATGACATTATCGTTTACCGTAACAGATGAGGGTTCTTTTATCAGTACAAAATACTTAGGCGGAGAAGGGATGTTTACCAGTATTTTGACCGCAATTTTAGCGGTAGAAGTTATGCGCCTTTGTAAAAAATACAATATTGGCATTCGTTTGCCGGAGCAGGTTCCAAGTAATGTAAGTAGTAGTTTTGAGGTGCTGATACCAGTCTTCTTTTCAATGACAATTGTTTGGCTGGTGACACATGTTTTAGGTTTCAATGTAAACGAGTTGATTGCAGACATCATTACACCTTTACTAAGTGTTTCATCAAATTCTATTGCAGCACCTATGATTTATGTGTTGTTGACGTGTTTGATGTGGATCTTTGGGATTCATCCTCAGATTCTCGCAACGGTCATGTTACCTATCTGGCTTCTAAACTCAGAAGCAAACATGGCTGCTGCACAAGCGGGAACAGCTATTCCTAATATTGGTGTACAGCCGTTTATCTTCACTTTCTTGTGGATTGGTGGCGGAGGAGGGACCTTGGCGTTATGTGGCTTGATGTGTTTCTCAAAATCTAAGTTTCTCAAGAAATTGGGTCGTCTGAGTATTGTTCCCGGATTTTTCAATATTAATGAGCCGCTATTATTTGGCTTGCCGATCGTATTGAATCCGGCATTGGCAATTCCATTTGTATTAGCACCAGTCATTTGCACATTTACGACTTATTTTGCTTTTACAACAGGTATTGTTCCTGGAATGGGTTATCCATTGGCAGCTGTTTGGACTGTTCCAAGTGTATTTGCCGGAGTTATTGCAACAGCGAGTATTCGTGGTGCATTGCTAGTAATCTTTAATTTCTTGATTTATCTGGTTATTTATTACCCGTTTTTCAAAACCTATGAGCGAAAAATGGTGCAACAAGAGCTTGGTGAAGAATCTACCAATTAG
- a CDS encoding YwqG family protein, protein MEEKLRELLPAEWLERFIETKTECLKLSFSNEGELALETSKAGGFGYLPIDQEYPRHAENGVPLFLLAQLNFSELPSLPNYPKTGLLAFYVDYVDDLIGLDFDAPTKQNGFRVLFFEDTSAASYTREQQQAIQAEINEELYKVVEGEFKLTGVKETHYVGSDSYEFKQYFGKTMYEWLDNISDDDEQREKVYNELSDSAAGSKLGGYPYFTQEDPRIYEETTNYDTLLFQLDTEKVGNDWPIMWGDMGVGNFFINLEALKSKEFTDVQYNWDCG, encoded by the coding sequence ATGGAAGAAAAACTGAGAGAGCTACTACCAGCGGAATGGCTGGAACGGTTTATTGAAACAAAAACAGAGTGCCTGAAGCTGAGCTTTAGCAATGAGGGAGAACTGGCATTAGAAACGAGTAAAGCAGGAGGATTTGGCTATTTACCAATAGATCAGGAGTACCCGAGACATGCTGAAAATGGGGTGCCACTATTCTTATTAGCTCAGCTCAACTTTTCAGAGCTGCCATCACTACCTAATTATCCGAAAACAGGCTTGTTAGCTTTTTATGTGGATTATGTAGATGACTTAATTGGTCTCGATTTTGATGCCCCGACAAAGCAAAATGGTTTTCGAGTGTTATTCTTTGAAGATACTTCTGCTGCATCTTATACGAGAGAACAGCAACAGGCGATCCAAGCGGAGATCAACGAGGAGCTGTATAAAGTCGTCGAAGGGGAATTTAAGCTGACAGGAGTGAAAGAAACCCACTATGTTGGCAGTGATAGTTATGAGTTTAAGCAGTACTTTGGAAAGACAATGTATGAATGGTTAGATAATATTTCTGATGATGATGAGCAGAGAGAGAAAGTGTATAATGAATTGTCTGATTCTGCTGCTGGAAGTAAACTAGGTGGTTACCCTTATTTCACACAAGAAGACCCTCGCATCTATGAGGAAACGACAAACTATGATACATTGTTGTTCCAATTGGATACAGAAAAAGTAGGAAACGATTGGCCAATCATGTGGGGTGATATGGGTGTCGGCAACTTCTTTATCAATCTTGAAGCACTAAAAAGCAAAGAGTTCACGGATGTTCAATACAATTGGGACTGTGGCTAA
- a CDS encoding putative DNA-binding protein — MEIEKTNRMNALFEFYSTLLTEKQMNYMELYYADDFSLGEIAEEYEISRQAVYDNIKRTEKIIEDYEKKLHLYSDYVVRGELLDKLKTYSAETYPKDETLISYIEQIQEIEE; from the coding sequence ATGGAGATAGAAAAAACGAATCGTATGAATGCCCTGTTTGAGTTTTACTCCACATTACTGACTGAAAAGCAGATGAATTACATGGAATTGTATTATGCAGATGATTTTTCCTTAGGAGAAATCGCTGAAGAATATGAAATTAGTCGTCAAGCAGTTTATGACAATATCAAGCGAACTGAAAAAATCATTGAGGATTACGAAAAGAAGCTTCATTTGTATTCTGACTATGTTGTTCGTGGGGAGTTGCTGGACAAGCTGAAAACATATTCCGCAGAAACATATCCAAAGGACGAGACACTGATCAGTTATATCGAACAAATTCAGGAAATAGAGGAATGA